Sequence from the Thermoplasmata archaeon genome:
TGTGACATTTCAACATTGCTCATATAGCTTAGGATATTGGACTCTTCCCCTTTCATCCTTTTTGAGAGATCTGTATAAAACTTGGATGTCTTCTCTTCTGCGTCCATTGCCTGAGTAAATATATCCGAGAGCGGCTCTTTTTCCTTTATTACAATGTGTGGCAATGGCACCTTTGTGCTGTCTGGTATCTCTGGTTCTTTGTTCGGATACTTAATGCTAAATATGTGCTCTAGCATCTTCTTATGCCCATTTTCCTCTTTCGCCAAAAATTCAAATTTCTCTTTTAATAGATAATTCTTAACGATTTTTGATAGATCTGAATATATCTTCTCAGAATCTATCTCTGCCCTGATCGCCATTTCTAATAGTTCTTGTATAGTTTCCATATTTTTTCGCCTCTGTTGTTTATCTACATTATAATTATTAAACTTTTTTGTTTTGTGAAATTTTAATACTTTTTCAA
This genomic interval carries:
- a CDS encoding ferritin family protein, which encodes METIQELLEMAIRAEIDSEKIYSDLSKIVKNYLLKEKFEFLAKEENGHKKMLEHIFSIKYPNKEPEIPDSTKVPLPHIVIKEKEPLSDIFTQAMDAEEKTSKFYTDLSKRMKGEESNILSYMSNVEMSHYYLLKSERELLLNFENYDQYSEMMHIGP